The genomic stretch TCAAGGTCTTGCGGCGTATCGACGCCAGCCGGTGGAGCTTCCATCGCATCATCGACATGGATCCGCACGCCGTGCCACAGGGCTCGCAACTGCTCCAGGGCCTCGGTGTCTTCCAGCCAGCACGGGCCCCAGCTGACGAAATCATGCAGGAAGCCGGCGCGATAGGCATAGATACCGATATGGCGGCGATATGGCACGCCGGCCGGCAATACCTCACGCTGCCTGGCGAACTCGTCGCGCGCCCAGGGCAGGGTCGAACGGCTGAAGGTCAAGGCCAGGCCGTTGATGTCGCTGACCACCTTGACCACGTTGGGGTTGAACAGCGTCTCAATGTCTTCGATAGGTTCGGCCAGGGTCGCCATGCGTGCCTCGGCATGGGCGGCCAGGTTGGCAGCGACCTGATCGATGACACACGGCGGGATCAGCGGCTCGTCGCCCTGCACATTGACCACGATGGCGTCCGGCGCCAGGCCCAGGTGCGTGGCGACTTCGGCCAGGCGATCGGTGCCGGAATTGTGATCTTCACGGGTCAGCACCGCTTCGGCGCCGAAACCCTTGCAGGCCTCGATGATCCGCAGGTCATCAGTGGCCACCACCACGCGCTGGGCGTTGCTTTTGCAGGCCTGTTCCCAGACCAGCTGGATCATCGGCTTGCCGCCGATCAACTGCAGCGGTTTGCCGGGCAGGCGAGTGGAGGCGTAGCGCGATGGGATGACTACAGTGAAGGCAGTGGTCATTTATCCAGGCGCTCGTCGGTCGTCAGGGTACGGGCTTCGCTTTCCAGCATCACCGGGATGCCATCGCGGATCGGGTAGGCCAGGCCGGCGCCTTTACTGATCAGCTCGGTCTTGTCGGCACTGAGCTTGAGCGGGCCTTTGCAGATCGGGCAAGCGAGGATATCGAGCAGTTTGGTGTCCATGGGGGGTTCCTGGATAAAAACGGTTTAAGGCAAAAGTCGATCAGGCAGCAGACGCATCAGTTGCGTGTCGAACCAGGCGATAAACGCCGGTGACGGTGCCGCATCGACTGCAAGGTACCACCAGTGTGCCTGGGCAAAGGCGCGGCACTTCACCGCGTCCTTTTCGGTCATGACCAGCGGCAGTGACGGCGTAAAATTCAGGACCTCGGCGCTGTAAGGCGCATGGTCGGCAAACGCATGGGGTATCGGCAGCCAGTGTAGCGTTTCGAGGGTATTGAAGAAACGTTGCGGGTTGCCGAT from Pseudomonas fluorescens encodes the following:
- the kdsB gene encoding 3-deoxy-manno-octulosonate cytidylyltransferase codes for the protein MTTAFTVVIPSRYASTRLPGKPLQLIGGKPMIQLVWEQACKSNAQRVVVATDDLRIIEACKGFGAEAVLTREDHNSGTDRLAEVATHLGLAPDAIVVNVQGDEPLIPPCVIDQVAANLAAHAEARMATLAEPIEDIETLFNPNVVKVVSDINGLALTFSRSTLPWARDEFARQREVLPAGVPYRRHIGIYAYRAGFLHDFVSWGPCWLEDTEALEQLRALWHGVRIHVDDAMEAPPAGVDTPQDLERVRRLLGV
- a CDS encoding Trm112 family protein, with amino-acid sequence MDTKLLDILACPICKGPLKLSADKTELISKGAGLAYPIRDGIPVMLESEARTLTTDERLDK